The nucleotide sequence AGGCAGCGCTGGACGGCGGTGAGGAAGTATCCGTGATTTATTCGCCGTATACAGTCGACTTGGGGGCGCCGCCAGCCGGAGAGCACCGGATAGAGCTGACGCTGTATGGCCATAGGCGCAATGCCTTTGGACCGGTGCATTTGACAGATCTGAAGGCACGGTGGATCGGGCCGATTGCCTGGCGCACGGAAGGAGATCTTTGGTGCTATGATTATCAGATCTGTGAGGAAGGAGTGCTGACAACGCCGGAGATTCGGGAGGAAATAGAGGATTAATCCTCGGTAATGACGGTGTCGATGTCATCAAGTGTGCACAGGGTGTTTAAAAAGGTATGGCCGGTTTTGCTGCGGTCACAAAGCAAAATTTTCTTTTGACTGCGGGATAGCATAGCCTTGCGGATTTCATTTTCTTCGATAGAATTATCAGTCAGAAGACCATCATGGGATAAGCCGCGGCAGGAAAAAAAGCAGAGATCAGCGTTATAATGCCGAATTGTGCGCAGTGCTTCAGGGCCAATGAGGGAAAAGGAACGGCTTAAAACCTCGCCGCCGGTACAGATGGTCTTGATATTCAGGCTGCTGAGCAGATAGGCGGCTTTTAGACCGCTGGTAATGACAATTAGATTCTGGAAGCCGCTCAGATAGGGAATGAGGCAGTAGGCGCTGGTGGTGCCGTCGAGCATGAGCGTATCGCCATCTGAAATGAGTTTGGCTGCTTTGGCGGCCATTTGCTGCTTGGCTTCATTTTGTTCCTGTTCTCTCAGAAAAAAGGGAATCGTTTCATCAGCAGATTTTTTTAGGAGCTCAGCTCCGCCGTGCGTGCGGAGTATGAGCCCCTTTTTTTCAAGCTTTAATAGGTCGCGGCGGACGGTGGGCTTGCTGATAAAGAGCCGTTGAGATAATTCATCGACGCTGATACGGCCGTTTTGCATAATGAGCGTGAGTAGCTGCTGTTCTCTTTCATAAAAAGGCATGGACAGATCCTCCTTGTTCAAAAAATCAAAATAAAATCTAAAATACGATCAATTGCTGATTGATTATCCAATATTTTACAGGGATATTGACAATAGTTGATCGGGTTTTATAATTGTAGCATGAGGAAATCGACAAGTCAATGAAAGAAAAGGAGGAATCCGATGGGAAGTTCATTTGTCTGTACCTGTGGAAAAACACATGTATCCTTAGTGGATCAGGTGCTGGTAGGGAAGGGCGTGATCGGTCAGCTTCCGGAGATCGTAAAGCGGTATCAGGCTAAACGGGTATTTTTGCTTGCGGATCTGAATACCTATAAGGCGGCAGGAGAGCGCGTGGCCGCTTTGCTGAGCGAAGCGCAGATCGCTTACTCACAATATGTATTTGAAGAGAGCCATTTGGAGCCTGATGAGGCGGCCGTGGGCAGCGCCGTGATGCATTTTGATCAAAGCTGCGATCTTGTGATAGGCATTGGGTCTGGGGTAATCAATGATATTGGAAAGATTGTCAGCAGCATGGCGGATCTTCCCTACATGATCGTCGGAACCGCGCCCTCGATGGATGGCTATGCCTCGGCCACATCGTCGATGTCATTGGATGGCCTTAAGGTCTCGCTGCCTTCTAAATGTGCGAATGTGATTATCGGCGATATTGATTTTTTAAAAACGGCTCCGGATCAGATGCTTATTGCGGGTCTCGGCGATATGCTAGCCAAATATATCAGCATCTGTGAGTGGAGGATTGCGCATCTGCTGGTGGGGGAATATTATTGTGAGACCATTGCACAGATGATTCGAGAAGCTCTTGCCAAATGTGTACAGAATGCGGGCGGCCTGTTAAAAAGAGAGGACGAAGCGATCGCAGCTGTGTTTGAAGGCTTAGTCAAAGGAGGCGAGGCTATGATGTATGCCGGATTATCACGGCCGGCATCCGGCATAGAGCATTATTTTTCTCATATTTGGGATATGAGAGGGCTGGCCTTTCATACACCGGTCGCGCTTCATGGCCTGCAGTGTGCAGTAGGAACGCTGCTCTCGGCAAGGATCTATGAGCAGCTTAAGCAGGTTAAGCCGGATGAGCAAAGGGCGCTGGCCTATGTGGAGCACTTTGATACAGCGGCATGGCAGGAAGTACTGGGCACTTTAGTAGGAAAAGGCGCTAAAAGCATGATAGCCCTCGAGGTAAAGGAAGGCAAATATGACCGGCAGAAGCATGCGCAGCGCCTTAAGAAAATCATCAGGCTATGGCCGGAGATTCTGCAGATCATAGAGGAAGAGGTGCCCTCCAGTCAGGAGATAGAGAAGGTCCTGAAAACAATTCACGGGCCTTTGTCGGCAGGAGAGGTAGGACAGGAAGAAGCGCTTTTGCCGCAGGTTTTTCAGGCGACCAAGGATATCCGCGATAAGTATATTGCTTCGCGGCTGGCTTGGGATCTGGGCATTATAGATGAAATTAAATTAGGATAAGAGAGGATGAAAACAGGATGATACGTTTACAGGCACACAGAGGAGCAAGCCGTCACTATCCGGAAAATACCATCATTGCTTATGAGGGAGCGATCCGGGAAAATTATCAGATTATTGAGCTGGATACCAAGTTCACCAAGGATAATCAGTGTGTGATGCTGCACGACTTTACCATCAACCGGACAGGGAGAAAAAAGGATGGCAGCATTTTAGAAAAAGAGATTCGTGCAGAGGAACTGACCTATGAAGAGCTTTTAGAGCTGGATTTTGGCATCTGGTTTTCTCAAGAATTTGCCGGTACGAAGATTCCGCTTTTTAGAGAAGCCGTGCGGTTTGCCCGTGAGCATCAGGCGCATATCAAGGTGGATAATGTGCTGGAGCGGTTTTCTGAGGAGCAGCAGCAACAAGCCTTTCAAATCGTAAAGGACGAGCAGGCACAGGCCTATGTAGGCTTCGTTGCCAAATCCATTGAATTTGCCCAGAGAGCGGCGGCCCAGTTCCCGGACTCTGAGCTGCATTATGACGGACCGGTGGATCAGGACATCTTAAAGCAGCTAGGCAGTCTAAAAGCAAAGCAGCTGCTTACCATCTGGCTGCCGGCGCAGAAAAAATCATGGCTGACATATCCCCCGGCTGATGAGGAGACAATTGCACTTTGCCGTGCGTATGGTTCGATTGGACTCTGGACAGCCACAGATGAGGAAAATCTGGCACACTGTCTTTCCTTAAAGCCGGATGCGATGGAAATTGAAGGCATTGTTACGCCGGAAATGGTCAACAAAATGTGATAATTCGAATGCTTTTTGGAAACAATAAGTTTAAATTCTAACCAGTTTGTGGTAAAATAAAGGCGGCAGAATATGCCGCCTTATGAATATGCACAGGGAGGATCTTATGGAAATTACAAAAAGCATTCAATATGTAGGCGTCAATGATCATGCTGTGGATCTGTTTGAGGGACAGTACACGGTTAAAAACGGCATGTCCTATAATTCGTATGTGATCATGGATGAAAAGATTGCCGTGATGGATACGGTTGATATTCATTTTGGCCATGAATGGCTGGACAATATTCAGAATCTGCTGGAGAAAAGGCAGCCAGATTACTTAATTGTGCAGCATATGGAGCCGGATCACTCGGCTAATATTGCGAATTTTATGAAGGTATATCCGCAGACGCAGATTGTTTCCTCAGCGAAGGCCTTTGCTATGATGCAGCAGTTTTTCGGCACCGATTTCGCAGACCGGCGCATTGTGGTCAAAGAGGGCGATACGCTGGAGCTCGGCAGTCATGTACTGAGCTTTGTTGCGGCGCCGATGGTGCACTGGCCGGAGGTGATCGTGACCTATGATCAGACGGATAAGGTACTGTTTTCCGCCGATGGCTTTGGCAAATTCGGAGCACTGGATGTGACGGAAGAATGGGATGATGAGGCGCGCCGGTATTATATCGGCATCGTAGGCAAATACGGCATGCAGGTGCAGAATCTGCTTAAAAAAGCGGCTGGACTGGATATTCAGATGATATGTCCGCTGCACGGCCCTGTACTCAAAGAAAATCTGGGCCATTATCTGAATCTGTATAACACTTGGTCCTCCTATGCCGTGGAGACAGAGGGCATTGTCATTGCCTATACGTCCATCTATGGCAATACAAGAAAGGCGGTAGAGCTGCTGGCGCAGAAGCTGCAGGAAAAGGGCTGCCCCAAGGTTGTACTGCATGATTTAGCGCGCTGTGATATGGCGCAGGCAGTGGCCGACGCTTTCCGCTACAGCAAGCTGGTGCTGGCAACCACGACCTATAATGCAGGAATCTTTCCTTTTATGCGCGAATTCATTGATCACCTGACAGAGCGCAATTATCAGAACAGAACGGTTGCCTTCATAGAAAATGGCAGCTGGGCGCCGCTGGCGGCAAAGGTGATGAAGCAAATGCTTTCAGAGAGCAAAAAGCTGACGGTCGCCGATACGGTGGTACAGATTAAATCTGCTTTAAATGAAGAAAGCACTCAGCAGCTGGAAGAGCTGGCCGCAGAGCTTTGCCGCGATTATATTGCGCAGCATGCAGAAACGGCCAATAAAAATGATATGTCCGCGCTGTTTAATATTGGATATGGATTATATGTGGTCACATCCAATGATGGAAAGCGCGATAACGGCTTGATTGTGAACACGGTTACACAGGTGACGAATACGCCCAATCAGATTGCCGTAGCCATCAATAAGGAAAATTATTCTCATCATGTCATTAAACAGACGGGAATGATGAACATCAACTGCCTGTCGACAGAAGCGCCGTTCTCGGTATTTGAGAATTTTGGGTTCCAAAGCGGGCGCACGGTAGACAAGTTTGCAAATTATGAGGAAGTGCTGCGCAGCGATAACGGACTGGCGTTTTTACCGCGCTATATCAATTCCTTTATGTCGCTGAAGGTAGAGCAATATGTGGATCTGGGGACGCATGGCATGTTCATCTGTTCCATCACAGAGGCAAGGGTGATTTCGGATATCGAGACGATGACCTACACCTATTATCAGAATCATGTGAAGCCAAAACCACAGACAGAAGGAAAAAAAGGCTTTGTCTGCAAAATCTGCGGATATATTTATGAGGGCGATGTACTGCCCGAGGACTTTATCTGCCCGCTGTGCAAGCATGGCGCAGCTGATTTTGAGCCAATTGAATAAGCATGTGAGAGCATAGAAAATCCGGTACTCATCAGCAAGACGAGTACCGGATTTTGTTTTGCATGGGCATGTGCTGAGTCAGGTGGTACGCGGGCGGTACCAAGAAGGGATGGGCGTTTGCATATCGTGATACCAGCTTAAGACATCATGCGCCTGTTTGCGCATGGTGGCAATTTCCTGATCGCCGTAGGAAACGGCCCAGGCGATAGAGGAGAGCGTATTGCTGCTGATATAAAGAGCCAGCAGCTGCCAAAAGAGCAAAGGAACCGGCCCAGCAAAATATCCGTCTACCATGCCGGAAGCAAAGGAGGGCGCAGCCTGCGCGCTCCAGACAATGCGATTAAACTCTTCCCAGGGATCGCCAAAATCAAAACGGTCAAAGTCGATGATGATCAGCTGATGGTTTTCGATCATCATATTGCCGATGTGATAATCACCGTGCTGCAGGCACTGCGGGCGACCGGACAGAAGCGGGCGGTTAGCCTGAATGTAGGAAAGGAGCTGGGGCGCTCCTTCAAACTCAATGGGGCATGCCTGATACAGCTTAATCTTGCGGTCTATTTTAGCATTAAACCGCGTTGCCCAGTCGGGTAAAGAAGCAGGCGCCGGAAGCGAGTGGATTTTTTGCAGAATCTGACCGGCGGTGAGGCCATAGGCATATTGCTCTGCATCGGAAAGAGAAGGAATCACATCCTCAGCATCGCATCCTTCAATCCAGGTTTGCAGAAGATAAGTGCCGTCAGGATGCTCCTCTATTGCCACCGGCTGGCACATGGGAATTCCCAGCGGCGCTAATTGCTGCTGCACGCGGAACATGTCGGATAGGCGGCTGCCCTTAGCTTTTGGCGCTATGCGCAGAAGATACTGGGCGCCGTCTGCTGTGGCAACGCGATATTTCTGATCACCGGACCAGCCCTTGCAAACAGGCTCCTTCGTAATAAACTGAAAAGACTTCATAAGAGATCCTCCGTTAAAAAATCTCCGTGAAGAAAATCACGGAGATGATGGAATGGATGCTACAGGGTTCGAACCTGTGACCTCTGCGATGTGAACGCAGCGCTCTGACCAGCTGAGCTAAGCATCCGAAATATGTCTAACTATAATTATTCTATCACAGTGTCAGTCAAAATGCAAGTTTTTTGTTGCAGTATTTGCACAGCTAATTCGGATTGACTCTCGATATTCTCTACAGTATAATAAAACGTAGGAAAGCAAGTTAGATTTGAAAATGGGTGGATGAATGAAGAAGCTAGTGGTTGGAATCTTGGCGCATGTGGATGCGGGCAAGACAACTTTATCAGAAGGAATGCTATTTGAAAGCGGGCGTTTGAGAAGATTGGGCCGTGTCGATCATCAGGACGCTTTTTTAGATCATGACGCGCAGGAGCGGGAGCGCGGGATTACGATTTTTTCCAAACAGGCCATCCTGCCGCTGGGGCAAACGGAAATCACACTGCTGGATACGCCTGGTCATGTTGATTTTTCCAGTGAGATGGAGCGCACCCTGCAGGTGATGGATTATGCCATATTGGTCATCAGCAGCTTAGACGGCGTGCAGAGCCATACGCGGACCTTGTGGAAGCTATTGGAGCGGTATCAGATCCCTACCTTTTTATTTGTTAACAAAATGGATCTTGCCGGCAGCAGTCAGGAAGCGGTGCAAAAGGAGCTGCAGGAGCAGCTAAGCGAGGGCTGCGTTTGCTTTTCACAGGCGCAGGGCGAGGCCTTTTGGGAGAGCGTCGCCATGTGCGATGAGACAGCTCTCGGTGAGTATATAGAGACCGGCAGGCTCGAAGTGTCGCAGGTTCAGGAGCTCATTCAGAGGCGCAGGCTGTTTCCCTGTTATTATGGCTCCGCATTAAAGCTGCAGGCAGTTGGAGAATTTTTAGAAGGGCTGCAGCTGTATACGAAAAGCAGACAATATCCGGAGACCTTTGGCGCTAAGGTGTATAAAATTGCCTATGACCCTCAGGGCACAAGGCTGACCTACCTGAAGGTAACAGGCGGCATATTAAAAGTAAGGGACAGTATTTTATCAGCCGGCGGCGAGGAGAAGGTCAATCAGATCCGGCTGTATTCGGGCAGCAAATATGAAACGGCAGAGGCAGCGGCTGCCGGAGCTGTATGCGCGGTGACGGGCTTAAGCAAAACCTATCCCGGGGAAGGGCTGGGAGCGGAGAAGGATTCGCAGGCCCCTTTGCTGGATAGCTTTCTTACCTATCAGGTTATTTTGCCCGAAGGCTGTGAGCCGCATACGGCGATGCAGTATTTTCGGATGCTGGAAGAAGAGGATCCTCAGCTTCATGTGATTTGGAATGCGCAGCTCAAGGAGCTGCATGTGCAGCTGATGGGCGAGATCCAGCTGCAGGTGCTGCAGAGATTGGTACAGGACCGCTTTGGCCTTGCGATTCACTTTGGGCCCGGCAATATTGTGTACCGGGAAACGATTGAAGAGCCGGTTGAGGGCATGGGGCATTTTGAGCCATTGCGGCATTATGCGGAGGTGCATTTGCTGCTGGAACCCGGCAGGCGGGGCAGCGGACTGGTGTTTGCAACGGACTGCAGCGAGGATGTGCTTGAAAAGAACTGGCAGAGGCTGATCCTGACACATTTGGCTGAGCGCAGCTATCCGGGCGTGCTTACCGGTTCGCCGATTACGGATATGAAGATTACGCTTCTGACCGGCAGAGCCCATGTCAAGCATACCGAGGGCGGAGATTTCCGGCAGGCTACTTACCGCGCTGTGCGGCAGGGGCTTTTAAAGGCCAGAAGTGTGCTGCTTGAGCCGTGGTATGCGTTTCAGCTGGAGATTCCCAGTCAGCAGGTAGGGCGCGCGCTAGCGGACCTGCAGCGTATGAGCGCAGAGTTTGAGCAGCCGGAGACGCACCAGAATGCAGCGCTTATCAGTGGCACAGCGCCGGTAGCCAAGCTGCAGGGCTATGCGCTGGAGGTCGCTGCTTACACAAAGGGACTGGGTCGTCTGATCTGCCTGCCGGAGGGCTATGCGCCCTGTCATAATGCAGACGAGGTCATAGCGAAGATCGCCTATAATGCCGAGAAGGACCTGGACAATCCGGGAGATTCTGTGTTTTGCGCCCATGGCGCCGGCTTTACGGTCAAGTGGAATGAGGCGGATGCCTATATGCATGTAAGCAGTCATCTGCAGCTGCAAAAGCCGCCGGAACGGACTGCAGACTTGCCGGTGCGCGAGCGCAGGCTCTCACAAGCGGAGGATGCGGAGCTGATGGCCATTTTTGAACGGACCTATGGGCCGATTAAGCAGCAGGATATCCGGCGGAGCCGGGAGCTGTTTCAGCCGAGCGCGCAGACGGACAGGCTTGTGATGCAGGAGCAGGAGCCGGAGGAGGAATATCTGCTGGTGGACGGCTATAATATCATTTATGCATGGGAGGATTTGAAAAGGGCCGCCAAGGAGAATATGGATCTGGCGCGGCAAATGCTGATGGACAGGCTATGCGCGTATCAGAGCATTAAAAGATGCGTGTGCATTTTGGTGTTTGATGCCTACCGCATAGCGCGGGATATCGCGGAGACGCTTTCCTATCATAATATTTATGTTGTCTATACTAAGCAAGCCGAAACAGCGGATACCTATATTGAGCGGGCGACTTATGAGATGGGGAAGAAGCATAGAGTGCGGGTGGCTACCTCTGACCATGCGGAGCAGATGATTGTGCTGGGGCACGGCGCTTTTCGCATTTCGGCCCGCGAGTTTCAGGAGGAGGTGGAGGCGGCTGAAAGGCTTATGGCGCAGACACTGGAGGCGTGGAACGGAAACGAAGGCGAGCGGCTGCTGCAAACGCCGATTCAGGAGGAGACAGAAAAGTTTTCTGCCGAAAAAAATTCTTAAATTTGTTTCCGGAAAAACGCTTGACTTAGAGTGAACTCCAATGATATACTAGATATTGTTTTTAAAATAAGTTTAAAAAGAGTGTATT is from Lachnospiraceae bacterium and encodes:
- a CDS encoding sn-glycerol-1-phosphate dehydrogenase, with amino-acid sequence MGSSFVCTCGKTHVSLVDQVLVGKGVIGQLPEIVKRYQAKRVFLLADLNTYKAAGERVAALLSEAQIAYSQYVFEESHLEPDEAAVGSAVMHFDQSCDLVIGIGSGVINDIGKIVSSMADLPYMIVGTAPSMDGYASATSSMSLDGLKVSLPSKCANVIIGDIDFLKTAPDQMLIAGLGDMLAKYISICEWRIAHLLVGEYYCETIAQMIREALAKCVQNAGGLLKREDEAIAAVFEGLVKGGEAMMYAGLSRPASGIEHYFSHIWDMRGLAFHTPVALHGLQCAVGTLLSARIYEQLKQVKPDEQRALAYVEHFDTAAWQEVLGTLVGKGAKSMIALEVKEGKYDRQKHAQRLKKIIRLWPEILQIIEEEVPSSQEIEKVLKTIHGPLSAGEVGQEEALLPQVFQATKDIRDKYIASRLAWDLGIIDEIKLG
- a CDS encoding MBL fold metallo-hydrolase encodes the protein MEITKSIQYVGVNDHAVDLFEGQYTVKNGMSYNSYVIMDEKIAVMDTVDIHFGHEWLDNIQNLLEKRQPDYLIVQHMEPDHSANIANFMKVYPQTQIVSSAKAFAMMQQFFGTDFADRRIVVKEGDTLELGSHVLSFVAAPMVHWPEVIVTYDQTDKVLFSADGFGKFGALDVTEEWDDEARRYYIGIVGKYGMQVQNLLKKAAGLDIQMICPLHGPVLKENLGHYLNLYNTWSSYAVETEGIVIAYTSIYGNTRKAVELLAQKLQEKGCPKVVLHDLARCDMAQAVADAFRYSKLVLATTTYNAGIFPFMREFIDHLTERNYQNRTVAFIENGSWAPLAAKVMKQMLSESKKLTVADTVVQIKSALNEESTQQLEELAAELCRDYIAQHAETANKNDMSALFNIGYGLYVVTSNDGKRDNGLIVNTVTQVTNTPNQIAVAINKENYSHHVIKQTGMMNINCLSTEAPFSVFENFGFQSGRTVDKFANYEEVLRSDNGLAFLPRYINSFMSLKVEQYVDLGTHGMFICSITEARVISDIETMTYTYYQNHVKPKPQTEGKKGFVCKICGYIYEGDVLPEDFICPLCKHGAADFEPIE
- a CDS encoding DeoR/GlpR transcriptional regulator, whose amino-acid sequence is MPFYEREQQLLTLIMQNGRISVDELSQRLFISKPTVRRDLLKLEKKGLILRTHGGAELLKKSADETIPFFLREQEQNEAKQQMAAKAAKLISDGDTLMLDGTTSAYCLIPYLSGFQNLIVITSGLKAAYLLSSLNIKTICTGGEVLSRSFSLIGPEALRTIRHYNADLCFFSCRGLSHDGLLTDNSIEENEIRKAMLSRSQKKILLCDRSKTGHTFLNTLCTLDDIDTVITED
- a CDS encoding GTP-binding protein, translated to MKKLVVGILAHVDAGKTTLSEGMLFESGRLRRLGRVDHQDAFLDHDAQERERGITIFSKQAILPLGQTEITLLDTPGHVDFSSEMERTLQVMDYAILVISSLDGVQSHTRTLWKLLERYQIPTFLFVNKMDLAGSSQEAVQKELQEQLSEGCVCFSQAQGEAFWESVAMCDETALGEYIETGRLEVSQVQELIQRRRLFPCYYGSALKLQAVGEFLEGLQLYTKSRQYPETFGAKVYKIAYDPQGTRLTYLKVTGGILKVRDSILSAGGEEKVNQIRLYSGSKYETAEAAAAGAVCAVTGLSKTYPGEGLGAEKDSQAPLLDSFLTYQVILPEGCEPHTAMQYFRMLEEEDPQLHVIWNAQLKELHVQLMGEIQLQVLQRLVQDRFGLAIHFGPGNIVYRETIEEPVEGMGHFEPLRHYAEVHLLLEPGRRGSGLVFATDCSEDVLEKNWQRLILTHLAERSYPGVLTGSPITDMKITLLTGRAHVKHTEGGDFRQATYRAVRQGLLKARSVLLEPWYAFQLEIPSQQVGRALADLQRMSAEFEQPETHQNAALISGTAPVAKLQGYALEVAAYTKGLGRLICLPEGYAPCHNADEVIAKIAYNAEKDLDNPGDSVFCAHGAGFTVKWNEADAYMHVSSHLQLQKPPERTADLPVRERRLSQAEDAELMAIFERTYGPIKQQDIRRSRELFQPSAQTDRLVMQEQEPEEEYLLVDGYNIIYAWEDLKRAAKENMDLARQMLMDRLCAYQSIKRCVCILVFDAYRIARDIAETLSYHNIYVVYTKQAETADTYIERATYEMGKKHRVRVATSDHAEQMIVLGHGAFRISAREFQEEVEAAERLMAQTLEAWNGNEGERLLQTPIQEETEKFSAEKNS
- a CDS encoding phosphotransferase translates to MKSFQFITKEPVCKGWSGDQKYRVATADGAQYLLRIAPKAKGSRLSDMFRVQQQLAPLGIPMCQPVAIEEHPDGTYLLQTWIEGCDAEDVIPSLSDAEQYAYGLTAGQILQKIHSLPAPASLPDWATRFNAKIDRKIKLYQACPIEFEGAPQLLSYIQANRPLLSGRPQCLQHGDYHIGNMMIENHQLIIIDFDRFDFGDPWEEFNRIVWSAQAAPSFASGMVDGYFAGPVPLLFWQLLALYISSNTLSSIAWAVSYGDQEIATMRKQAHDVLSWYHDMQTPIPSWYRPRTT